One stretch of bacterium DNA includes these proteins:
- a CDS encoding Tex family protein gives MDIIGHIADQLGLKLQQVQQALALLAEGNTVPFITRYRKEATGGLDEEELRRIQELEASLRGLDDRRQVILRSIAEQGLLDDQLRAALEACTRLVELEDLYLPFRPRRKTRASEARRRGLAPLAGLMLADATGLDGWLEAFCRTPGADEEVAGRTLGLEEARLLRQAGRDAQVAAFCGGPEVPGAAEALAGARDILAEWLTEQAPLRTDLRHAGARHAVLRSRLRDESHPEAPKFRLYAAFAELLRDLPPHRVLALNRGEKLGALQLTLDWTAASPLDRIAARLLKKPASAWRQEVLGALADGLERLLLPSLTRELREEKTREAEGHSLDLYAANLRQLLLQPPLTGRRVMGIDPGYRSGCKVAVVDATGALLAGEVIHPHAPLLKQTEARATLLELARRHGVEVVAIGNGTASRETEELVAEWIAENRLSIRYAVVSEAGASVYSASPEARDEFPGLEAAQRGNISIARRLQDPLAELVKIDPRSLGVGQYQHDVDPRRLGERLDAVVESCVNAVGVDLNTASGSLLRHVSGLNSRTSRAVVAWRTAHGSFRRREQLREVAGIGPAAFRQCAGFLRIRDGLDPLDNTGVHPESYEAVRRLFARQQVPLEDPAALAASVEAEFGDSEGLQRLAGELELGLPTLVDILAELRKPGRDPRQDLDPPLLRGGILRLEDLKAGMVVEGTVRNLVDFGAFVDVGVKTEGLIHVSQLSHTRVRHPMDLLKVGQRVRAAVLEVDLARGRLALSLKALEENPRATRGSQRERPGAASQPRREGKPAPGSLAEHWHPARRGKP, from the coding sequence ATGGACATCATCGGCCACATCGCCGATCAACTTGGCCTGAAACTCCAACAGGTGCAGCAGGCCCTGGCCCTCCTGGCTGAAGGCAACACCGTCCCGTTCATCACCCGCTACCGCAAGGAGGCGACCGGGGGACTTGACGAGGAGGAGCTGCGCCGCATCCAGGAGCTTGAAGCGTCCCTCCGCGGGTTGGATGACAGGCGGCAGGTCATCCTGCGCAGCATCGCGGAGCAAGGCCTGCTGGACGACCAGCTGCGGGCGGCGCTGGAGGCCTGCACACGCCTGGTGGAGCTGGAAGACCTCTATCTGCCTTTCCGGCCCCGCCGCAAGACCCGCGCCAGCGAGGCGCGGCGGCGCGGCCTGGCGCCGCTGGCCGGCTTGATGCTGGCTGACGCCACCGGACTGGACGGGTGGCTGGAGGCCTTCTGCCGGACCCCTGGGGCGGACGAAGAGGTGGCTGGCCGGACCCTGGGCCTGGAGGAGGCGCGCTTGCTGCGCCAGGCCGGTCGAGACGCGCAGGTGGCCGCCTTCTGCGGGGGACCGGAAGTGCCGGGCGCCGCAGAGGCCCTGGCCGGCGCCCGGGACATCCTGGCGGAGTGGCTGACCGAGCAGGCGCCCTTGCGCACCGACCTGCGCCATGCCGGGGCACGGCACGCCGTGCTGCGCTCCCGCCTGCGCGACGAATCCCATCCGGAGGCACCCAAGTTCCGCCTCTATGCCGCCTTTGCCGAGCTGTTGCGCGACCTGCCCCCCCACCGCGTGTTGGCCCTCAACCGGGGGGAGAAGCTGGGCGCCCTGCAGCTGACCCTCGATTGGACAGCCGCCTCGCCCCTGGACCGGATCGCCGCCCGCCTGCTCAAGAAGCCCGCCTCGGCCTGGCGGCAGGAGGTCCTGGGCGCCTTGGCCGACGGTCTCGAGCGCCTGCTGTTGCCCTCCCTCACCCGGGAGCTGCGCGAGGAGAAGACCCGGGAGGCGGAGGGGCACAGCCTGGACCTTTACGCCGCCAACCTGCGCCAATTGTTGTTGCAGCCGCCGCTGACGGGGCGCCGGGTGATGGGCATCGATCCCGGCTACCGCAGCGGATGCAAGGTGGCGGTGGTGGACGCCACGGGCGCCCTCCTGGCCGGCGAGGTGATCCATCCCCATGCCCCGCTGCTCAAGCAGACCGAAGCGCGCGCCACCCTCCTTGAGCTGGCCCGGCGCCATGGCGTGGAGGTGGTGGCCATCGGCAACGGCACAGCCAGCCGCGAGACGGAGGAACTGGTGGCGGAGTGGATCGCCGAGAACCGCTTGTCCATCCGCTATGCCGTGGTGAGCGAAGCCGGCGCCAGCGTCTACTCGGCCAGCCCGGAGGCCCGGGACGAGTTTCCCGGGCTGGAGGCCGCCCAGCGGGGCAACATCAGCATCGCGCGGCGCCTGCAGGATCCCCTGGCCGAACTGGTCAAGATCGATCCCCGCAGTCTGGGGGTGGGCCAGTACCAGCATGACGTGGATCCGCGCCGCTTGGGCGAACGCCTGGACGCGGTGGTGGAATCCTGCGTCAATGCCGTGGGAGTCGATCTCAACACCGCCTCGGGCAGCCTCCTGCGCCATGTCTCGGGCTTGAACTCCCGCACCAGCCGGGCGGTGGTGGCGTGGCGGACGGCCCATGGGTCCTTCCGCCGCCGCGAGCAGCTGCGCGAAGTGGCCGGCATCGGCCCGGCCGCCTTCCGGCAATGCGCCGGCTTTCTGCGCATCCGTGACGGGCTGGATCCGCTGGACAACACGGGCGTGCACCCCGAGAGCTACGAGGCGGTGCGCCGTCTTTTTGCCCGGCAACAGGTGCCCCTGGAGGATCCCGCCGCCCTCGCCGCCTCGGTCGAGGCGGAATTCGGCGACAGTGAGGGCCTGCAACGCCTGGCCGGCGAGTTGGAGCTGGGCCTGCCCACCCTGGTCGACATCCTGGCCGAGCTGCGCAAGCCCGGGCGCGACCCCCGCCAGGACTTGGACCCCCCCTTGCTGCGGGGCGGCATCCTGCGCCTGGAGGATTTGAAGGCCGGCATGGTGGTGGAGGGGACGGTGCGCAACTTGGTGGATTTCGGCGCTTTCGTCGATGTGGGCGTGAAGACGGAGGGGCTCATCCACGTCTCCCAGCTTAGCCACACACGGGTGCGCCATCCCATGGACCTGCTCAAGGTGGGGCAGCGGGTGCGGGCCGCCGTGCTGGAGGTGGACCTCGCCCGGGGACGCCTCGCCCTGTCCCTCAAAGCACTGGAGGAGAATCCGCGGGCCACGCGCGGGTCGCAGCGGGAGCGGCCAGGCGCGGCCAGCCAGCCCCGGCGCGAAGGGAAGCCGGCCCCCGGCAGTCTGGCGGAGCACTGGCATCCAGCGCGGCGGGGCAAGCCGTGA
- a CDS encoding glycosyltransferase family 2 protein produces the protein MVAQISVVVPLFNECESLEQLCTGILQACAPLGLPCEIIAVDDGSTDGSLDVLKRLRSRDPRIRIISFRRNFGKADALDAGFRAARGNIIITMDADLQDDPREIPRFVETLGQGWDLVSGWKRVRRDPWSKTLPSKLFNAVTSRVAGLRLHDFNCGFKGYRREVTEALHVYGELHRFLPAIAHLKGFRVTEMAVEHHARPFGRSKYGARRLVSGLLDLMTVVVTTRYFKKPLHFFGAPGLLFGAAGALINLWLSWQKLFEGRALSNRPLLFLGILLMILGLQLVSLGLVGEMISRGQKEPDYQVRERLG, from the coding sequence ATGGTGGCGCAGATCAGCGTCGTGGTGCCGCTGTTCAACGAGTGCGAGTCCCTCGAGCAGCTCTGCACGGGCATCCTGCAGGCCTGCGCCCCCCTGGGCCTGCCCTGCGAGATCATCGCCGTGGACGACGGCTCGACGGACGGCTCGCTCGACGTGCTCAAGCGGCTGCGCAGCCGGGATCCGCGCATTCGCATCATCTCCTTCCGGCGCAACTTCGGCAAGGCCGACGCCCTCGATGCCGGCTTCCGCGCCGCCCGGGGCAACATCATCATCACGATGGACGCCGACCTGCAGGACGATCCACGCGAGATCCCGCGATTCGTCGAGACCCTGGGCCAGGGCTGGGACCTGGTGTCCGGCTGGAAGCGCGTGCGGCGCGATCCGTGGAGCAAGACCCTTCCCAGCAAGCTGTTCAATGCCGTGACGAGCCGGGTCGCCGGGCTGCGTCTGCATGACTTCAACTGCGGCTTCAAGGGCTATCGGCGCGAGGTGACGGAGGCCCTGCACGTCTACGGCGAGCTGCACCGCTTCCTGCCCGCCATCGCCCATCTCAAGGGATTCCGCGTCACCGAGATGGCGGTCGAGCACCACGCCCGTCCCTTCGGCCGCAGCAAGTACGGGGCCCGTCGCCTGGTCAGCGGCCTGCTGGACCTGATGACGGTGGTTGTCACCACCCGCTACTTCAAGAAGCCCCTGCACTTCTTCGGCGCCCCCGGCCTGCTCTTTGGAGCGGCCGGCGCCCTGATCAACCTCTGGCTGAGTTGGCAGAAGCTCTTCGAGGGTCGCGCCCTGTCCAACCGGCCCCTTCTCTTCCTGGGCATCCTCCTGATGATCCTGGGGCTGCAGTTGGTGTCGCTGGGGCTGGTGGGGGAAATGATCTCCCGGGGACAGAAGGAACCCGATTACCAGGTGCGCGAGCGCCTCGGCTGA
- a CDS encoding efflux RND transporter periplasmic adaptor subunit, whose protein sequence is MDRTTCRHRSSGRPGVHWLMILALAGHLGCQVQAGRPGRPGAADSSSTTPVPVEVETVGTGAITARLQLNGMLSSEAEIKVFPLVSGHVGRVLVEEGARVRSGDTLLVLEDAEILLNERRMRLEMEKAEADLARIRQLASSRLVSDQDLADADFAARRARLSWESASLTVARSRVAAPISGVVGRRLVQEGDFVATGTQLFTLVDDSRLIAVLDVPERELTRLRLRQTVRLDVAAAAEPVVGWIKRISPVVDPASGTVRVTVGIEDPSRRLRAGMYARFLVITDTKDEAVLVSKRALVYDRDLTYVWVAQDSTVERRTLVRGYEDEERLEALSGIAPGERLVTVGQSALKTGSPIRIIKADGREVAPPVETADGADAASGTKK, encoded by the coding sequence ATGGACAGGACGACGTGCCGGCACCGGTCTTCCGGCCGGCCGGGTGTGCACTGGTTGATGATCCTGGCCCTGGCCGGGCACCTGGGATGCCAGGTGCAGGCCGGCCGACCCGGGCGCCCGGGTGCCGCGGACAGCTCCAGCACGACGCCCGTGCCGGTGGAGGTGGAGACAGTGGGCACCGGCGCCATCACCGCCCGGCTTCAACTGAACGGCATGCTGAGCTCGGAGGCGGAGATCAAGGTCTTCCCCCTGGTATCCGGTCACGTGGGCCGCGTTCTGGTGGAGGAGGGCGCCCGGGTACGAAGCGGCGACACGCTCCTCGTCCTGGAGGATGCGGAGATCCTGTTGAATGAGCGCCGCATGCGCCTGGAGATGGAAAAAGCAGAGGCCGACCTGGCCCGCATCCGCCAGTTGGCCTCTTCCCGCCTTGTCTCTGACCAGGACCTCGCCGATGCCGATTTTGCTGCCCGTCGGGCACGCCTGTCCTGGGAAAGCGCTAGTCTCACCGTGGCGCGCAGCCGGGTGGCGGCTCCCATCTCGGGGGTGGTGGGCCGGCGCCTGGTCCAGGAGGGGGATTTCGTCGCCACGGGCACGCAGCTGTTCACCCTGGTGGATGACAGCCGCCTCATCGCGGTGCTGGATGTGCCGGAGCGCGAGTTGACCCGCCTGCGCCTGCGGCAGACCGTCCGCCTGGATGTGGCGGCCGCGGCGGAGCCGGTGGTGGGCTGGATCAAGCGGATCAGCCCGGTGGTGGATCCCGCCAGCGGCACCGTGCGCGTCACGGTTGGGATCGAGGATCCTTCCCGCCGCCTGCGGGCCGGCATGTACGCCCGCTTCCTGGTCATCACCGACACCAAGGACGAGGCGGTGCTGGTCTCCAAGCGGGCCCTGGTCTATGATCGGGATCTGACCTACGTGTGGGTGGCGCAGGACAGCACGGTCGAGCGCCGCACCCTGGTGCGGGGCTACGAGGACGAGGAGCGCCTGGAGGCGCTGTCCGGCATCGCGCCCGGCGAGCGGCTGGTGACGGTGGGGCAGAGCGCCCTCAAGACGGGCAGCCCCATCCGCATCATCAAGGCGGACGGTCGTGAGGTGGCACCCCCCGTCGAGACCGCGGACGGCGCCGATGCCGCGTCAGGCACCAAGAAATAG
- a CDS encoding efflux RND transporter permease subunit codes for MTHPSALPDPVRRHGLVAFITERPVAVTMMVLAVMVFGLISSRRLPLTLMPDISYPSITLRTVVEGAAPEEVEQFVTRPIEQAMGIVAGKVSIASLSRAGQSDVVVEFGWDSDMDLAIQDLREKLEMVRLPEGAQRPLILRYDPALDPVLRIGLAWRSEAGDEASLRRLRRLAEDRVKLELEKLSGVAAVKVKGGLQEEIRVELDESDLALRGLDIRSISRQLAAENINLAGGNLKEGRSEYVVRVLSEFASLEEIAATRLRTADGTFIALGDLARIQRAGRDAVTLTRVNGLPAVEIEIHKEADANIVQVAKRLRTRLFGPTGQPPATGEADSSGQTAATRPQGHGPGPSLPTSLADQLAGLGVSTALLADQSIFIEGSLRQLRGSAILGGLLAVLVLFLFLQGVAPTAIIALTIPLSIISAFGPMQLSGLSLNVMSLGGLALGIGMLVDNSIVVLESIHRCRSEGDNRRQAAIRGTGEVAQAVIASTLTTMAVFFPMVFVEGVAGQVFGDLALVVVFALAASLIFALTFIPMLAALGARDATVEPGAGADPATDRMDTGLRRLLIHRLESLGQLRDSARALAAWRRREPVRPWRRLPGWLGAWLLLLLRLPVTLVLELSRRLLLLLIWILVVGAAWLARRLGRLLDRLGGLLGKVGGRRNLGERYSRLLRHALERPGRPLAIVLLLLLCAALLAPRLGQELIPQLHQGEFYVEAELPVGTPLERTAAQLAGIEAFLGAQPEVAGVALVAGADTQGGIDTEGGDHVARLTVRLKESRDPRRVEEAVLARLRPRLADLPDVKSRVGHPVLFSYKTPIEVQIMGHDLADLRESARRAAEALADLPGLTDLHTSSGGGNPEIHVRFRREELARLGLDLQEVARLLRQKVLGGVETEFRDVEQRIDIRVRLRPEDLLGLEDIRALVVNPGGPVPVPLGAVAEVGLNEGPSEIRRLEQERTALLRANLGGLDLGRALPLIRARLDRLPWPEGQRWEVTGQSAEMKRSLDSLYLALALAIFLVFVVMASQFESLVHPLVILAAVPLAFLGVVPVLALLQVPVSILVFLGAILLVGIVVNNAILLVDTIKLFRREGFERREAVVKAGAQRLRPILMTTLTTVLGLLPLALGLGDGAELRRPMALTVIVGLSTSTLLTLFIIPVLYEGVERLLDRLRPVLRGPGGGA; via the coding sequence ATGACCCATCCCTCCGCCTTGCCGGATCCGGTCCGGCGACACGGCCTAGTCGCCTTCATCACGGAGCGGCCGGTCGCCGTCACGATGATGGTGCTGGCCGTGATGGTCTTCGGCCTCATCTCCAGCCGGCGACTGCCGCTCACCCTCATGCCGGACATCAGCTATCCCAGCATCACGCTGCGCACGGTGGTGGAGGGCGCCGCCCCCGAGGAGGTCGAGCAGTTCGTGACGCGGCCCATCGAGCAGGCGATGGGCATTGTCGCCGGCAAGGTCTCCATCGCCAGCCTGTCGCGGGCCGGCCAGTCCGATGTGGTGGTGGAGTTCGGCTGGGACAGCGACATGGATCTGGCCATCCAGGACCTGCGCGAGAAGCTGGAAATGGTGCGACTGCCCGAGGGGGCGCAGCGGCCGCTCATCCTGCGCTACGATCCGGCGCTGGACCCGGTTCTGCGCATCGGACTGGCCTGGCGCAGCGAGGCCGGCGACGAGGCCTCCCTGCGTCGCTTGCGCCGGCTGGCCGAGGACCGCGTCAAACTGGAGCTGGAGAAGCTGTCCGGCGTGGCCGCGGTGAAGGTGAAGGGCGGCCTGCAGGAGGAGATCCGCGTCGAGCTGGACGAGTCGGACCTGGCCCTGCGCGGCCTGGACATCCGCTCGATCAGCCGCCAGCTCGCGGCGGAGAACATCAACCTGGCGGGCGGCAACCTGAAGGAGGGCCGCTCCGAGTACGTGGTGCGCGTCCTCTCGGAGTTCGCCAGCCTCGAGGAGATCGCCGCCACCCGCCTGCGCACCGCCGACGGGACCTTCATCGCCCTGGGCGACCTGGCGCGCATCCAGCGCGCCGGGCGGGATGCGGTGACCCTCACCCGGGTCAACGGCCTGCCCGCCGTGGAGATCGAGATCCACAAGGAGGCGGATGCCAACATCGTGCAGGTGGCCAAACGCCTGCGCACCAGGCTCTTCGGGCCAACCGGCCAGCCGCCCGCCACGGGAGAGGCCGACAGCAGCGGCCAGACCGCCGCCACCCGGCCGCAAGGGCACGGCCCGGGCCCTTCCCTGCCCACATCCCTGGCGGATCAGCTGGCGGGTTTGGGCGTCAGCACCGCGCTGCTGGCCGACCAGAGCATCTTCATCGAGGGGAGCTTGCGCCAGTTGCGCGGCAGCGCCATCCTGGGAGGCCTCCTCGCCGTGCTGGTCCTTTTTCTCTTCCTGCAAGGCGTGGCTCCCACCGCCATCATCGCCCTGACCATCCCCCTCTCCATCATCTCGGCCTTCGGACCCATGCAGCTGAGCGGCCTCAGCCTCAACGTGATGAGCCTGGGCGGGCTGGCCCTGGGCATCGGCATGCTGGTGGACAACTCCATCGTCGTGCTGGAGTCCATCCACCGGTGCCGCTCCGAAGGGGACAACCGCCGACAGGCCGCCATCCGCGGCACGGGCGAGGTGGCCCAGGCGGTGATCGCCTCCACCCTCACGACCATGGCCGTCTTCTTTCCCATGGTTTTCGTCGAGGGCGTGGCCGGCCAGGTCTTCGGGGATCTGGCCCTGGTCGTGGTCTTCGCCCTGGCCGCCTCCCTCATCTTCGCCCTCACCTTCATTCCCATGCTGGCCGCCCTGGGGGCCCGCGACGCGACGGTGGAGCCAGGCGCCGGGGCGGACCCGGCCACCGACCGGATGGATACCGGGCTGCGCCGCCTGCTCATCCACCGCTTGGAGAGTCTGGGGCAGCTGCGCGACTCGGCGCGCGCCCTGGCCGCGTGGCGCAGGCGGGAGCCGGTCCGGCCCTGGCGGCGCCTGCCCGGCTGGCTGGGGGCCTGGCTGCTGCTGCTGCTGCGCCTGCCGGTGACGCTGGTCCTCGAGCTGTCGCGCCGCCTGCTGCTCCTCCTGATCTGGATCCTGGTCGTCGGAGCGGCCTGGCTGGCCCGGCGGCTGGGGCGGCTGTTGGATCGCCTGGGGGGCCTGTTGGGAAAAGTGGGGGGACGGCGCAACCTGGGCGAGCGCTACTCTAGATTGCTGCGCCATGCCCTGGAGCGGCCGGGTCGCCCTCTCGCCATCGTCCTCCTCCTCCTGCTCTGCGCCGCCCTGCTGGCGCCGCGCCTGGGGCAGGAGCTGATCCCGCAATTGCATCAGGGTGAGTTCTACGTGGAGGCGGAGCTGCCCGTGGGAACGCCCCTGGAGCGGACGGCCGCGCAGCTGGCCGGCATCGAGGCCTTCCTTGGCGCCCAGCCGGAGGTGGCCGGGGTCGCCCTGGTGGCGGGGGCGGACACCCAGGGCGGCATCGACACGGAGGGGGGCGATCATGTCGCCCGCCTGACGGTCCGCCTGAAGGAGAGCCGGGATCCGCGGCGGGTGGAGGAGGCGGTGCTGGCCCGCCTGCGGCCGCGGCTGGCCGATCTGCCCGACGTCAAGAGCCGGGTCGGCCATCCCGTCCTCTTCAGCTACAAGACGCCCATCGAGGTGCAGATCATGGGGCACGACCTGGCCGACCTGCGCGAGAGCGCCCGCCGCGCCGCGGAGGCCCTGGCCGACCTGCCCGGCCTGACCGATCTGCACACCAGCTCGGGCGGCGGCAATCCCGAGATCCATGTGCGCTTCCGGCGCGAGGAGCTGGCCCGGCTGGGACTCGACCTGCAGGAGGTGGCCCGCCTGCTGCGTCAGAAGGTGCTGGGCGGCGTCGAGACGGAGTTCCGCGACGTGGAGCAGCGCATCGACATCCGCGTGCGGCTGCGGCCGGAGGACCTGCTGGGGCTGGAGGACATCCGCGCCCTGGTGGTCAATCCGGGCGGACCCGTGCCGGTGCCGCTGGGGGCGGTGGCCGAGGTCGGCCTGAACGAGGGTCCCAGCGAGATCCGCCGCCTGGAGCAGGAGCGGACGGCCCTGCTGCGCGCCAATCTGGGCGGGCTGGACCTTGGCCGGGCCCTGCCCTTGATCCGCGCCAGGCTGGACAGGCTGCCCTGGCCGGAGGGTCAGCGCTGGGAGGTCACGGGCCAGAGCGCCGAGATGAAACGCAGCCTGGACAGCCTCTACCTGGCCCTCGCCCTCGCCATCTTCCTGGTGTTCGTGGTGATGGCCAGCCAGTTCGAGAGCCTCGTCCACCCCCTCGTCATCCTGGCGGCCGTGCCGCTCGCCTTCCTGGGCGTGGTGCCCGTCCTGGCCCTGCTGCAGGTGCCCGTCTCCATCCTGGTTTTCCTAGGCGCCATCCTCCTGGTGGGGATCGTCGTCAACAACGCCATCCTGCTGGTGGACACGATCAAGCTCTTCCGGCGCGAGGGCTTCGAGCGGCGCGAGGCCGTGGTCAAGGCGGGCGCCCAGCGCTTGCGGCCCATCCTCATGACCACGCTCACCACGGTGCTGGGGCTGCTGCCCCTGGCCCTGGGGCTGGGCGACGGCGCCGAACTGCGCCGCCCCATGGCCCTCACCGTCATCGTCGGCCTCTCCACCAGCACCCTGCTCACCCTCTTCATCATCCCCGTGCTCTACGAGGGAGTCGAGCGCCTCCTCGACCGGTTGCGGCCAGTCCTGCGCGGGCCGGGCGGAGGGGCGTGA